From the genome of Papaver somniferum cultivar HN1 chromosome 2, ASM357369v1, whole genome shotgun sequence, one region includes:
- the LOC113347305 gene encoding RING-H2 finger protein ATL7-like has protein sequence MSHSTASLSQAPSCCSTASSELKLYQTFIFSIPIFFTFLLLLLFYLFYLRRRRVDWSSLRMRAITYNLNGSDSVPRVSESGLNKEFREMLPIIIFNESFSVRDTQCSVCLADYQADDKLQQMPSCAHTFHMECIDHWLSTHTTCPLCRLSLAPVNKTESDLTENQLDAPATEASPDSGSEIGRLRRGEPETADRAEEERTNCVASSGGRREQDEECGVIGETSFTVDGTETRSTSIESGTVRDLP, from the exons ATGTCTCATAGTACAGCTTCATTATCACAAGCACCTAGTTGTTGTTCAACAGCTTCATCTGAACTTAAACTATACCAAACTTTTATATTTTCAATACCAATTTTCTTTACATTTCTTCTTTTacttttgttttatttgttttatcTTCGCCGGAGAAGAGTTGATTGGTCTTCGCTTCGAATGAGAGCCATAACCTATAATCTCAATGGTTCAGATTCAGTCCCAAGA GTCTCTGAATCTGGTTTAAACAAGGAATTTCGAGAAATGCTTCCGATTATTATATTCAATGAGAGCTTCTCGGTCAGGGATACACA ATGTTCAGTATGCCTAGCAGACTATCAGGCTGATGACAAACTTCAACAGATGCCATCATGCGCTCACACATTTCACATGGAATGCATCGATCACTGGCTTTCAACACACACTACTTGTCCTCTCTGCCGACTATCCCTAGCCCCAGTGAACAAAACGGAATCTGACCTAACCGAAAATCAATTGGATGCCCCAGCTACTGAAGCATCCCCAGACAGTGGTTCAGAAATTGGACGACTTCGTCGTGGAGAACCTGAAACTGCTGATAGAGCAGAAGAGGAAAGAACTAATTGTGTTGCTTCTTCTGGTGGAAGGAGGGAACAAGATGAAGAGTGTGGAGTAATTGGAGAAACTTCATTTACTGTAGATGGTACTGAAACTCGTTCAACTAGTATTGAAAGTGGCACAGTAAGAGATCTTCCATAG